One stretch of Pieris brassicae chromosome 8, ilPieBrab1.1, whole genome shotgun sequence DNA includes these proteins:
- the LOC123713604 gene encoding clavesin-2-like has translation MNEYAEFDWRVHQMQNERLCDVSRKRLTDGDRQRALDGLKEAVDSSLNLALRDKSRCQDDHFLRRFLYASKHDVQQSFELLVRYHQYRREHPELWAPADGGVLRALADGLPGVLAQRDRRGRCVLLMFASNWTPHACPLVSVFRALLLTLERTLVETQNQANGYVMIVDWTEFTFKQSCSLQAKTLKMMIDCLQDCLPVRFKSIHFIGQPWYVETALAVVKPYLKAKTRERIVLHGNNLSTLHDSLPLDILPAELGGEGPSYNSELWLQQFCRFENIDTPPAQVSTKVAKDKDLPAAKVDKAYKQKDNGNFSFHGNEKSAKSELLRDKD, from the coding sequence ATGAACGAGTACGCCGAATTCGATTGGAGGGTGCACCAAATGCAGAACGAGCGTCTCTGTGACGTGTCCAGGAAAAGGCTCACCGATGGTGACAGGCAACGCGCCCTGGACGGTCTCAAAGAAGCCGTTGATTCAAGCCTCAACCTCGCGTTGCGCGATAAAAGCCGATGCCAAGACGACCACTTTTTGCGGCGGTTCCTTTATGCCAGCAAGCATGACGTCCAGCAGAGTTTCGAGTTACTAGTTCGTTATCATCAATATCGCCGGGAGCACCCTGAACTGTGGGCGCCGGCGGACGGGGGCGTGCTCCGAGCCCTCGCTGACGGCCTACCAGGCGTGCTTGCACAACGTGACCGGAGGGGGCGCTGTGTTCTACTTATGTTTGCCTCGAACTGGACACCCCACGCTTGCCCGTTAGTCTCCGTTTTCAGGGCGTTGTTACTAACACTAGAACGCACTCTTGTCGAGACACAAAACCAAGCAAACGGATATGTTATGATTGTTGATTGGACCGAGTTTACATTCAAACAATCGTGTAGTTTACAAGCGAAGACTCTGAAAATGATGATCGATTGTCTTCAAGACTGCCTGCCTGTGCGCTTCAAAAGTATCCATTTTATCGGACAACCTTGGTACGTGGAGACCGCATTGGCCGTTGTAAAACCTTACCTGAAAGCAAAGACGAGAGAACGGATAGTGCTTCATGGCAACAACTTGTCGACCCTGCACGACTCTTTACCGCTGGATATACTCCCAGCGGAATTGGGAGGTGAAGGACCTTCCTACAACTCGGAGCTATGGTTGCAACAATTCTGTAGATTCGAGAACATAGACACGCCACCTGCTCAAGTGTCGACGAAGGTGGCCAAGGATAAAGATCTTCCAGCGGCAAAAGTGGACAAGGCGTATAAGCAAAAGGACAATGGGAACTTTTCATTTCATGGCAATGAAAAAAGTGCAAAGTCAGAATTACTACGCGATAAAGATTGA